One Gemmatimonadota bacterium genomic region harbors:
- a CDS encoding creatininase family protein gives MRFPPVALLVLACAPLIASSQGLTRSVRIADLPWTEARAILDTSVVVVIPIGAEAKEHGPHLPLNNDFLLAEYFTRRVFEATPVVLYPTLNYHFYPSFVDYPGSTTLRLETARDMVVDIVRTIARHGPRRFYLLNTGVSTLRALGPSKDTLTADGLVVRYTDILAVGKEAEDKVRQQKGGTHADEMETSLALYMYPEKVRMELARDDFHPGVSGRGLTPDSAIAARDGKTWSVTGTFGNATLATREKGRVVAEAMVQGMLREIAELRRTPLPARR, from the coding sequence ATGCGCTTCCCCCCTGTTGCCCTGCTCGTCCTCGCGTGCGCGCCGCTGATCGCCTCGTCGCAGGGCCTCACGCGGAGTGTGCGCATCGCCGACCTCCCGTGGACCGAGGCGCGGGCCATCCTCGACACGTCGGTTGTGGTGGTGATCCCGATCGGCGCCGAGGCCAAGGAACACGGCCCGCACCTGCCGCTCAACAACGACTTCCTCCTCGCGGAGTACTTTACGCGCCGCGTGTTCGAGGCGACACCGGTGGTGCTCTACCCGACGCTGAACTACCACTTCTATCCTTCGTTTGTCGACTATCCGGGCTCCACGACGTTGCGCCTGGAGACCGCGCGTGACATGGTCGTGGACATCGTGCGCACGATCGCGCGCCACGGCCCCCGCCGCTTCTACCTCCTGAACACTGGTGTCTCCACGCTTCGCGCGCTGGGCCCGTCGAAGGACACCCTGACGGCGGATGGCCTCGTGGTTCGCTACACGGACATCCTGGCGGTCGGAAAGGAGGCCGAGGACAAGGTCCGCCAGCAGAAGGGAGGCACCCACGCCGACGAGATGGAGACCTCCCTCGCGCTCTACATGTATCCGGAAAAGGTGCGCATGGAGCTGGCGCGAGACGACTTCCATCCCGGGGTCAGCGGACGGGGGCTCACACCAGACTCCGCCATCGCCGCGCGTGACGGCAAGACCTGGTCGGTGACCGGTACCTTCGGCAACGCCACGTTGGCCACGCGCGAAAAGGGCCGGGTGGTCGCCGAGGCGATGGTCCAGGGCATGTTGCGCGAGATCGCCGAGTTGCGGCGCACGCCGCTTCCGGCGCGCCGGTGA
- a CDS encoding ABC transporter permease has translation MNAPIYGSHRHTEELPAVARGSFLLMRRMAILGSGVFGGIGARMYFLGETLRALVLDWRTYLPLTARQMYAIGVGSLPLTAIVAAFIGSVIALQTRYQLFPGVVLSVVGLISRQMIVLELGPLLTGLVLTGRVGARMTAEIGTMRVTEQIDALETLAYNPIAYLVVPRVLAGILMLPLLVIFANAVGIGTAFLTSVYATDVTLAQFSEGLRLAYAPFQLVYSLLKATMFGGAIAVLCSYEGYVTDVGAEGVGRSTAKAVVVTSVAILVLDAITATLLAPQLQG, from the coding sequence ATGAACGCCCCCATCTACGGCTCGCACCGACACACCGAGGAGCTCCCGGCGGTGGCGCGTGGCAGCTTCCTGCTGATGCGCCGCATGGCCATCCTCGGCTCCGGGGTCTTTGGAGGGATCGGGGCGCGCATGTACTTCCTGGGCGAAACCCTGCGGGCCCTCGTGCTGGATTGGCGCACGTACCTGCCGCTCACCGCTCGCCAGATGTACGCCATCGGCGTGGGGTCCCTCCCCCTCACGGCGATCGTCGCCGCATTCATCGGGTCGGTGATTGCGCTGCAGACCCGCTACCAGTTATTCCCGGGTGTGGTGCTTTCCGTCGTTGGCCTCATCTCGCGGCAGATGATCGTACTGGAGCTCGGCCCCCTGCTAACCGGGCTCGTCCTCACGGGACGCGTGGGCGCGCGGATGACCGCCGAGATCGGGACGATGCGGGTGACGGAGCAGATTGATGCGCTGGAGACGCTGGCCTACAACCCGATCGCCTACCTGGTGGTCCCGCGCGTGCTCGCGGGCATCCTGATGCTACCGCTGCTCGTCATCTTCGCGAATGCCGTGGGCATCGGGACCGCGTTCCTCACGTCGGTCTACGCCACGGACGTGACGCTGGCCCAGTTCTCCGAGGGGCTGCGCCTCGCCTACGCCCCGTTCCAGCTCGTGTACTCGCTGCTCAAGGCCACCATGTTTGGTGGCGCCATTGCCGTCCTCTGTTCGTACGAAGGCTACGTCACGGACGTCGGCGCGGAAGGGGTCGGGCGGTCGACCGCCAAGGCGGTGGTCGTCACCTCCGTCGCCATCCTCGTGCTCGACGCCATCACGGCTACACTCCTCGCTCCGCAACTCCAGGGATGA
- a CDS encoding LptF/LptG family permease — MFRWLLRPLDRYVLREWSKIFFGTAFGFPLIVTIFDLTDNLDKYLQRSLPPRDIALSYIYWFPESMLLVMPAAVLFATVFSIGGFTRHAEITAAKASGLAFHRFVFPIVIGAALASGGALLLSEFVPPANKRKSELLQESRFTTGNERYNFAFAAERGRVYRATLLNVERGYLEGVEVERKGREGDATYPTWIVSARNARFGKDTGWTIREGSLHVVPERGRNVAFVFDSLRDRAMEESPRDLMASPKAPADMGYDDLGRFITALERSGSDVNKLRVDRALKIAVPIACFIIAFFGMPLATSNQRGGAAYGIGISLGTTIVFLIMIQLTRAVGGQGGLSPEMAAWVPNIVFGVLGLVMFVRVRT; from the coding sequence ATGTTTCGGTGGCTCCTGCGCCCCCTCGACCGCTACGTCCTTCGGGAGTGGAGCAAGATCTTCTTCGGGACGGCCTTCGGCTTCCCGCTGATCGTCACGATCTTCGACCTCACCGACAACCTGGACAAGTACCTGCAGCGCAGCTTGCCGCCGCGGGACATTGCATTGAGCTACATCTACTGGTTTCCGGAGTCGATGTTGCTCGTGATGCCGGCCGCCGTCTTGTTCGCCACGGTCTTCTCGATCGGGGGCTTCACGCGGCACGCCGAGATCACGGCGGCGAAGGCCAGCGGCCTCGCGTTTCACCGGTTCGTCTTTCCGATCGTGATCGGCGCGGCCCTCGCCTCCGGCGGCGCCCTCCTCCTTTCCGAGTTTGTCCCGCCGGCCAACAAGCGCAAGTCCGAGCTGCTCCAGGAGTCGCGTTTCACGACGGGGAACGAGCGCTACAATTTCGCCTTTGCCGCCGAACGCGGGCGAGTCTACCGCGCCACCCTGCTGAACGTGGAGCGGGGGTACCTCGAGGGGGTCGAGGTCGAGCGCAAGGGTCGCGAGGGCGATGCGACCTACCCGACCTGGATCGTGTCCGCGCGCAACGCGAGGTTCGGCAAGGACACCGGGTGGACCATTCGTGAGGGGTCACTCCACGTCGTCCCGGAGCGTGGGCGCAATGTCGCCTTCGTCTTCGACTCCCTCCGTGACCGCGCGATGGAGGAGTCCCCCCGCGACCTGATGGCGTCGCCCAAGGCGCCGGCGGACATGGGGTATGATGACCTCGGCCGGTTCATCACCGCCCTCGAGCGGTCCGGGAGCGACGTCAACAAGTTGCGCGTAGACCGTGCCCTGAAGATTGCCGTCCCGATCGCCTGTTTCATCATCGCCTTCTTCGGCATGCCCCTCGCCACGTCCAACCAGCGAGGCGGGGCCGCGTATGGCATCGGCATTTCGCTCGGGACCACTATTGTATTCCTGATCATGATCCAGCTCACACGCGCGGTCGGCGGGCAGGGGGGCCTCAGCCCCGAGATGGCCGCGTGGGTTCCGAACATTGTCTTTGGCGTGCTTGGCCTCGTCATGTTCGTTCGCGTGCGGACATGA
- a CDS encoding MCE family protein: MKRRDEVLVGMFTTAALVVAVLGALWLARGGLAQGYPLYTRFTWGQGLKQGQPVWLSGATVGFVDEIEFEPDGTLLVTYRLEEQYRVPKGTTATILPNGFFGDVAIGLVPDQPNTEYFAPGDTIPVGTPQAGIAKLTASADTITQGVNKLLRGASEQFVDSGGMREMRRTILALNGLVAQMSQIAALQSRELQATMVAVRQKTAAIDSQQVDSTVRALRATATNLSNATTELKTTTDRVNSLLAKVQSGDGTAAKLLNDPGLYEDLRRVLIRVDSLTAEFKTNPKKFINLSIF; the protein is encoded by the coding sequence ATGAAACGACGCGACGAAGTTCTCGTGGGCATGTTCACCACGGCGGCCCTGGTGGTCGCGGTGCTGGGCGCGCTGTGGCTGGCCCGCGGCGGGCTGGCGCAAGGCTATCCCCTGTACACGCGCTTCACGTGGGGCCAGGGCTTGAAGCAAGGACAACCGGTGTGGCTCAGTGGCGCGACCGTTGGGTTTGTCGACGAGATCGAATTCGAGCCCGACGGCACCCTCCTGGTGACCTATCGCCTGGAAGAGCAGTACCGGGTGCCGAAGGGCACCACGGCCACCATCCTGCCTAACGGCTTCTTTGGCGACGTCGCCATCGGGCTGGTACCGGACCAGCCCAACACCGAATACTTCGCCCCGGGCGACACGATTCCCGTCGGAACCCCACAAGCCGGCATCGCCAAGTTGACGGCGAGCGCGGATACGATCACGCAGGGCGTGAACAAGTTGCTACGCGGCGCCAGCGAGCAGTTTGTCGACTCCGGCGGCATGCGCGAGATGCGACGCACCATCCTCGCCCTCAACGGGCTCGTCGCCCAAATGAGCCAGATCGCGGCCCTGCAGTCCCGCGAATTGCAGGCGACGATGGTGGCGGTACGTCAGAAGACGGCAGCGATCGACTCGCAGCAAGTGGACTCCACCGTGCGCGCCCTCCGCGCCACGGCGACGAACCTGTCGAACGCGACGACGGAGCTGAAAACGACGACCGATCGGGTGAACTCGCTCCTTGCGAAAGTGCAGAGTGGGGATGGGACTGCTGCGAAGCTCCTGAATGACCCCGGCCTCTACGAAGACTTGCGCCGCGTATTGATCCGGGTGGATTCGCTGACCGCCGAGTTCAAGACGAACCCGAAGAAGTTCATCAACCTCTCGATTTTCTAG
- a CDS encoding LptF/LptG family permease produces MKIIHKYVLREHVGPLVFALSALTSLMLLNYIAKQLGNLVGKGLSWQVILEFFVLSLPFTVAMTLPMAVLVAVLYAFSRLAAENEITAMKANGISMRRILMPVLAWGVFFTMAMIAFNDRLLPATNHRLRALQGDIARKKPSFAIKEQIINEVSPGLFFLRTTHLNQSTNMMQEVTIYDLSDQLRRRTIYADSGVMAFADNGSDLKLTLWNGFMQEVPKEEPAKFQRLYFGEDLIRVKGVANAFERDSSDGYKSDREMTVCELQGEVARAERDFFRARERYDRAARVAKASKSTSVDVTVPVTPILPDTGRIGRARVGSLGRTYCDGVGLVDTLALPWIRQRVSQVARLFLPAPALAATMGRQDTLKRDTTKARLDSARRADSLVRVATDSAQQAAAAATTTPGAPQPPAAVAGAVVPESTTASVPPPPVVPDPLAPQVLPPSAGFASTVPVAVEMEAARSEMIRQRSSINQFAVEIHKKFAISFACIVFVLLGAPLALRFPRGGVGLVIGVSLVVFALYYVGLIAGESLADRDKLPPSVSMWAANIIFTLVGLYLLARMEREGGAARGGDTGLWAERLRALWPFRRGRA; encoded by the coding sequence GTGAAGATAATCCACAAGTACGTCCTTCGAGAGCATGTCGGCCCCCTGGTGTTCGCCCTGTCGGCGCTCACCTCCCTCATGCTACTCAACTACATCGCCAAGCAGCTTGGGAACCTGGTCGGGAAGGGTCTGTCCTGGCAGGTCATTCTCGAGTTCTTCGTGCTGTCGCTGCCCTTCACGGTGGCGATGACGCTGCCCATGGCGGTCCTGGTGGCGGTCCTGTACGCCTTTTCCAGGCTCGCGGCCGAAAACGAGATCACCGCCATGAAGGCCAACGGGATCTCCATGCGCCGCATCCTGATGCCGGTGCTGGCCTGGGGGGTGTTCTTCACCATGGCCATGATCGCCTTCAATGACCGACTCCTGCCGGCCACCAATCATCGGCTCAGGGCACTTCAGGGGGACATCGCCCGAAAGAAGCCGTCGTTCGCCATCAAGGAACAGATCATCAACGAGGTCTCCCCTGGCCTCTTTTTCCTGCGAACGACGCACCTGAACCAGTCCACCAACATGATGCAGGAGGTCACGATCTACGACCTCAGCGACCAGCTGCGTCGCCGCACCATTTACGCCGACAGTGGGGTGATGGCGTTTGCCGACAATGGCTCGGACCTCAAGCTCACGCTCTGGAACGGGTTCATGCAGGAAGTCCCCAAAGAGGAACCCGCGAAGTTCCAGCGCCTCTACTTCGGGGAAGACCTGATCCGCGTGAAGGGAGTGGCGAACGCGTTCGAGCGGGACAGCTCCGACGGCTACAAGAGCGACCGTGAAATGACGGTGTGCGAACTGCAGGGCGAGGTCGCCCGCGCGGAGCGCGATTTCTTTCGCGCACGGGAGCGCTACGATCGCGCGGCGCGCGTGGCGAAGGCGAGCAAGAGCACCTCGGTCGATGTGACCGTGCCAGTCACCCCGATCCTCCCGGACACCGGGCGCATCGGTCGGGCTCGTGTGGGGTCGCTGGGCCGGACCTACTGCGATGGGGTGGGGCTCGTCGACACCCTCGCGCTGCCCTGGATCCGCCAGCGTGTCAGCCAGGTCGCGCGGCTCTTCCTCCCGGCGCCGGCCCTGGCGGCGACCATGGGCAGGCAAGACACGCTCAAGCGTGATACCACCAAGGCCCGCCTGGACAGTGCACGACGCGCCGACTCGCTCGTCCGCGTCGCGACCGATTCCGCTCAGCAGGCGGCGGCCGCCGCGACAACCACCCCGGGCGCTCCACAGCCGCCGGCAGCCGTTGCTGGCGCGGTGGTCCCGGAGAGCACCACCGCATCGGTCCCCCCGCCCCCGGTGGTGCCGGATCCGCTGGCCCCACAGGTCCTCCCCCCGTCTGCCGGTTTTGCCAGCACCGTACCGGTCGCTGTGGAGATGGAGGCGGCCCGCAGCGAGATGATCCGCCAGCGATCCAGCATCAACCAGTTTGCGGTGGAGATCCACAAGAAGTTCGCGATCTCTTTCGCCTGTATTGTCTTCGTATTGCTCGGCGCTCCGCTGGCCCTGCGATTCCCTCGCGGGGGTGTCGGCCTGGTGATCGGGGTCAGCCTCGTGGTGTTTGCCCTGTACTACGTAGGCCTCATCGCCGGCGAATCACTGGCCGACCGCGACAAGTTGCCCCCGTCCGTTTCGATGTGGGCCGCCAACATCATCTTCACGCTCGTCGGGCTGTACCTGCTCGCCCGGATGGAGCGCGAGGGTGGGGCGGCTCGCGGTGGCGACACCGGCCTCTGGGCCGAGCGGCTGCGGGCCCTGTGGCCCTTCCGCCGGGGTCGCGCCTGA
- a CDS encoding alkaline phosphatase family protein: MRTGRRAGPVQSPGPRVSYPIALACTWSLAVGCGAPPREERSAIVISVDALNEQRVLGSVAKARIPSLHRFFRESACADGARPHFPAVTAPSHAAIWTGTWGTTHGITGSLVPPAGTRLDSLVDGFSYHQLNAEPLWIAAARQGRTVVAHHVTHAPGVPGYPGRTEVERRRLQEAARQVLEQEGMAALNGYNRRIAGAAIVSSRTHRFRPGPAWAGDSGAEPFLELSVPVGTDSLFLRVPPRGAVRLLVAPTRDLARAVEVPVVPEDTTSPRVRTLARHFSAPVSWRLSDSALVSVRVRAFAMSSGAREFLIAIPEVRVVEANTAAVAASYEAGAPAWVGNVPFHLWRDGLLGDTLSDSRAEWRLLELAELVTDGFMRGTSWALKRKPHLLLDYFSLGDDIDHALLGYGSPRAMSLRDRLWELVDIRIGALMAAAQGTPGSMLLLTGDHGMRVANRTWHVNATLQRAGFLFVDADGRIQLDRTTAYSPTGYWITVNDARRPAGIVAAADRPRLLDSLERTLGAVRDEQGRLVVTRTFLAGTAEADSLGIGGDNGGDVYYDVADGIMWSGRLGGAELVARSTGGEHGYPSLGPEMRTVLCAFGPAIPPTRTSTARLIDVAPTVSEWLGIDPPWQNRGMSLVRTWGLQR, encoded by the coding sequence ATGCGAACAGGACGTCGTGCGGGCCCGGTGCAGTCGCCGGGCCCGCGTGTTTCCTACCCCATCGCCCTGGCGTGTACCTGGAGCCTGGCGGTCGGGTGCGGGGCGCCACCACGCGAGGAGCGGTCGGCCATCGTCATCTCGGTCGATGCCCTCAATGAGCAGCGTGTGTTGGGGAGCGTCGCAAAGGCCCGGATTCCTTCCCTCCATCGGTTCTTCCGTGAGTCGGCGTGCGCGGACGGTGCACGACCGCATTTTCCGGCCGTGACCGCGCCAAGCCACGCCGCGATCTGGACCGGGACCTGGGGTACGACACACGGGATAACCGGGTCCCTCGTCCCTCCAGCTGGGACGCGCCTGGATTCGCTCGTGGATGGGTTCTCCTACCACCAGCTCAACGCAGAGCCGCTATGGATCGCGGCGGCCCGCCAGGGCCGTACCGTTGTTGCGCACCATGTGACGCACGCGCCTGGCGTGCCTGGCTACCCCGGACGCACCGAGGTCGAACGTCGCCGCCTGCAGGAGGCGGCGCGGCAGGTGCTCGAACAGGAGGGAATGGCAGCGCTCAACGGATACAACCGTCGCATTGCCGGCGCGGCCATCGTGTCCTCTCGCACCCACCGTTTCCGGCCGGGGCCGGCGTGGGCAGGGGACAGTGGGGCGGAACCATTCCTTGAACTGTCTGTGCCGGTGGGCACGGATTCGCTCTTTCTTCGAGTGCCGCCGCGCGGCGCGGTTCGCTTGCTGGTGGCGCCGACGCGTGATCTCGCGCGTGCTGTCGAGGTCCCGGTTGTGCCTGAAGACACGACCTCGCCTCGTGTTCGGACCCTGGCCCGCCACTTCTCGGCGCCGGTGTCCTGGCGACTCTCGGATTCCGCACTGGTGTCCGTCCGCGTCCGCGCTTTTGCGATGTCGAGTGGGGCACGAGAATTCCTGATCGCCATTCCCGAGGTACGTGTTGTTGAGGCCAACACCGCGGCCGTGGCGGCATCCTATGAGGCAGGCGCCCCAGCGTGGGTCGGCAACGTCCCGTTCCACCTGTGGCGTGATGGCCTTCTGGGAGATACGCTCTCGGATTCGCGTGCCGAATGGCGGCTCCTTGAGCTCGCTGAGTTGGTGACGGACGGCTTCATGCGTGGCACGTCGTGGGCCTTGAAACGCAAACCGCACCTTCTCCTGGACTACTTCTCCCTCGGGGACGACATCGATCACGCGTTGCTTGGTTACGGTAGTCCGCGTGCGATGAGCCTTCGAGACCGCCTGTGGGAACTCGTGGACATCAGGATCGGTGCGCTGATGGCGGCGGCCCAAGGGACACCTGGGAGCATGCTCCTGCTCACCGGCGACCATGGCATGCGAGTGGCCAACCGCACCTGGCACGTCAACGCCACCTTGCAGCGGGCGGGCTTCCTGTTCGTTGATGCAGATGGGCGAATACAACTCGACCGCACCACGGCCTACTCGCCGACGGGATACTGGATCACCGTCAACGATGCTCGGCGTCCGGCGGGCATCGTCGCTGCTGCGGATCGCCCACGGCTCCTCGATTCGCTCGAACGCACGCTGGGCGCCGTGCGCGACGAGCAGGGGCGTCTCGTGGTGACCCGTACCTTCCTGGCGGGCACTGCCGAAGCGGATTCTCTTGGGATTGGGGGCGACAATGGTGGCGACGTCTACTACGATGTGGCCGATGGGATCATGTGGAGCGGTCGTCTCGGCGGAGCTGAACTCGTCGCGCGCAGTACTGGCGGGGAGCACGGCTATCCCTCCCTGGGCCCGGAGATGCGAACGGTGCTGTGCGCGTTCGGCCCGGCGATACCGCCCACGAGGACGTCGACCGCACGGCTCATCGACGTGGCGCCGACTGTGAGTGAGTGGCTTGGTATTGACCCACCTTGGCAGAATCGGGGGATGTCCCTGGTGCGGACGTGGGGATTGCAACGGTGA